In one window of Nycticebus coucang isolate mNycCou1 chromosome 23, mNycCou1.pri, whole genome shotgun sequence DNA:
- the C23H4orf19 gene encoding uncharacterized protein C4orf19 homolog has product MGCRCCKMIQSYLFDPVPLPSPGYDNEVNSCKLDEEDTVKLKGKQSSEFLVQKNDPPREGLRRTQSRARGTGPQEANRPQQGWLPQGDSGGGYFADGAVNGISPTAAPQPGGNPRPTQDGKNSWASTANSIHPTQPFLEAGSTGNQDRALPALEATQVTHRGDSRAPSKAQTLSLDSQELVPQIPAPDYPQLWGPAVDSVDHEEKDCLFENHTADEPPEDSPPGVGEHGLNMPFSVKRSWDSLNEAVATEVLNVYFKEEGPAQAMPVGDSGNRQEDDRGSDRDGETVDEDAAVAEALAALEAATAGEDVDETD; this is encoded by the coding sequence CTATCTCTTTGATCCAGTTCCACTGCCCTCTCCCGGCTACGACAATGAAGTCAACAGCTGCAAGTTGGATGAAGAGGACACTGTTAAATTAAAAGGCAAACAGAGCAGCGAATTCCTGGTGCAGAAGAATGACCCTCCAAGGGAGGGCTTGAGGAGGACCCAGAGCAGAGCCAGAGGAACTGGTCCACAGGAGGCCAACCGGCCACAGCAAGGGTGGCTCCCGCAGGGGGACTCTGGAGGGGGATACTTTGCAGATGGTGCTGTCAATGGCATCAGCCCCACTGCTGCTCCGCAGCCCGGCGGGAATCCCAGGCCCACCCAGGATGGCAAGAACTCCTGGGCCAGTACTGCCAACAGCATCCACCCAACTCAACCTTTCCTGGAAGCAGGGAGCACCGGGAACCAGGACCGTGCGCTGCCAGCCTTGGAAGCGACCCAAGTCACACACAGAGGAGACTCCAGAGCTCCTTCCAAGGCACAAACTCTCAGCTTAGACTCACAAGAGCTTGTCCCCCAGATTCCAGCCCCAGATTACCCTCAGCTATGGGGTCCAGCTGTAGACAGTGTTGATCATGAAGAAAAAGATTGTCTTTTCGAGAACCACACTGCAGATGAGCCCCCGGAGGACTCTCCCCCTGGGGTGGGAGAGCATGGTTTAAACATGCCCTTCTCGGTAAAGAGGAGCTGGGATTCATTAAACGAGGCTGTGGCCACAGAAGTTCTAAATGTCTACTTTAAAGAGGAGGGTCCTGCTCAGGCCATGCCTGTGGGTGACTCAGGAAACAGGCAGGAGGATGACCGTGGCTCCGACAGGGACGGGGAGACAGTGGATGAGGACGCAGCAGTGGCAGAAGCCCTTGCGGCTTTAGAAGCTGCTACCGCAGGAGAAGATGTGGATGAGACAGATTAG